In a genomic window of Streptomyces pristinaespiralis:
- a CDS encoding S1 family peptidase — MKHRRIPKRKAAIAGGAVVAVVAAGVTFQSANASDHTAQFDVKALTAPAAGNLAATLRADLGAEEAGAYYDAKAKALIVNVLNEDAAQTVREAGGKARIVENTLVELKSARQTLTDKATIPGTSWATDPVTNKVVVTADRTVEGADWAKLQKVVEGLGAKAELKKTAGEFRPFIAGGDAIHSGGGRCSLGFNVVKDGEPHFITAGHCGQTGSEWSDSAGGPAVGTMVDSQFPGNDFALVKYSGATEHPSEVNLYDGGSQAITQAGEATVGMQVTRSGSTTQVHDGEVTGLDATVNYGNGDIVEGLIQTNVCAEPGDSGGSLFSGDAAIGLTSGGSGDCSSGGETFFQPVTEALSVLGAEIG, encoded by the coding sequence TTGAAGCACCGACGCATACCCAAGAGGAAAGCGGCAATAGCGGGCGGCGCGGTCGTCGCCGTCGTCGCCGCGGGCGTCACCTTCCAGAGTGCGAACGCCAGTGACCACACCGCGCAGTTCGACGTGAAGGCGCTCACGGCGCCGGCGGCCGGGAACCTCGCCGCCACGCTGAGGGCGGACCTGGGTGCCGAGGAGGCCGGCGCGTACTACGACGCCAAGGCCAAGGCGCTCATCGTGAACGTGCTGAACGAGGACGCGGCGCAGACGGTGCGCGAGGCGGGCGGCAAGGCGAGGATCGTCGAGAACACCCTCGTCGAGCTGAAGAGCGCCCGGCAGACCCTCACGGACAAGGCGACCATCCCGGGCACCTCGTGGGCGACCGACCCGGTGACCAACAAGGTCGTCGTCACCGCCGACCGCACGGTCGAGGGCGCCGACTGGGCCAAGCTGCAGAAGGTCGTCGAGGGCCTCGGCGCCAAGGCGGAGCTCAAGAAGACCGCGGGCGAGTTCCGGCCCTTCATCGCGGGCGGCGACGCCATCCACTCGGGCGGCGGCCGCTGCTCGCTCGGCTTCAACGTGGTCAAGGACGGTGAGCCGCACTTCATCACCGCCGGACACTGCGGGCAGACCGGCAGCGAGTGGTCCGACTCGGCGGGCGGCCCGGCCGTCGGCACGATGGTCGACTCGCAGTTCCCCGGCAACGACTTCGCGCTGGTGAAGTACAGCGGTGCCACGGAACACCCGAGCGAGGTGAACCTCTACGACGGCGGATCCCAGGCCATCACCCAGGCGGGCGAGGCGACCGTCGGCATGCAGGTGACCCGCAGCGGCTCCACCACCCAGGTCCACGACGGTGAGGTGACGGGCCTCGACGCCACCGTTAACTACGGCAACGGCGACATCGTCGAGGGCCTCATCCAGACGAACGTCTGCGCGGAACCGGGCGACAGCGGCGGCTCACTCTTCTCCGGCGACGCGGCGATCGGCCTCACGTCGGGCGGCAGCGGCGACTGCAGCTCGGGCGGCGAGACGTTCTTCCAGCCGGTGACGGAGGCGCTTTCCGTCCTGGGCGCGGAAATCGGCTGA
- a CDS encoding alpha/beta fold hydrolase, translating into MRRRVRAADGRHLMVERLGDPRGRPVFLLHGTPGSRLGPAPRGMVLYQRGTQLIAYDRPGYGGSDRLAGRSVADVAQDVRAIADDFGLERFAVVGRSGGAPHALACAALMPDRVTRAAALVTLAPRDADGLDWFEGMAASNVTEYTSASDDPAGLVERFTLRSAEIRKDPVRLLNDLRRELTDSDRMVVSDAGVRSMLLRNYQEALRTSAYGWIDDALAFCSPWGFDPADIKSPVMLWHGEKDVFSPVGHSRWLAQRIPGATAVLEPAAAHFDALHALPRILTWLLDD; encoded by the coding sequence GTGCGACGTCGGGTGCGCGCGGCGGACGGGCGGCATCTGATGGTGGAGCGCCTCGGCGATCCGCGCGGCAGACCGGTCTTCCTGCTGCACGGTACGCCGGGCAGCAGGCTCGGCCCCGCGCCGCGCGGCATGGTGCTCTATCAGCGCGGCACACAGCTGATCGCCTATGACCGCCCCGGGTACGGCGGTTCGGACCGGCTCGCGGGCCGCAGCGTCGCCGATGTGGCACAGGACGTACGGGCGATCGCCGACGACTTCGGCCTGGAGCGCTTCGCCGTCGTGGGCCGGTCCGGGGGCGCACCGCACGCGCTGGCGTGCGCGGCCCTGATGCCGGACCGGGTCACCCGGGCCGCCGCTCTGGTGACCCTCGCGCCCAGGGACGCGGACGGGCTGGACTGGTTCGAGGGCATGGCGGCGTCGAACGTCACCGAGTACACCAGCGCCTCCGACGATCCGGCCGGACTCGTGGAGCGGTTCACACTGCGCTCCGCCGAAATCAGGAAGGACCCGGTCCGCCTGCTGAACGACCTGCGCAGGGAGCTCACCGACTCCGACCGCATGGTGGTCTCCGACGCCGGCGTCAGGTCCATGCTGCTGCGCAACTACCAGGAGGCGCTGCGGACTTCGGCGTACGGGTGGATCGACGACGCATTGGCGTTCTGCAGCCCGTGGGGCTTCGACCCGGCGGACATCAAGAGCCCGGTGATGCTGTGGCACGGGGAGAAGGACGTCTTCTCCCCGGTGGGCCACTCACGCTGGCTCGCCCAACGCATCCCGGGCGCGACGGCCGTCCTGGAACCGGCCGCCGCTCACTTCGACGCCCTGCACGCGCTGCCGCGCATCCTCACCTGGCTGCTGGACGACTGA